The genomic segment GCTGAGCAGGCCATGGAGGCGGCCCAGCGCAACAGTCGAGTGATCTTGCAATCCGCTGGAGGGAAGGCATGAACGCACTGCTGATCGTTCCGGCACTGCTGCTCATTGCCATCGTCTTCGGCTATCCGATGCTCCGTTACGGATGGTTGAGCTTTCATGCCGATTCCGTCCTCACCGGCCTGATCCCTGTGCCGAACGGAGGCGCCAACTGGCAGCGACTCCTTGCGGACGCACGGTTCTGGCAGGACACGCTGCAGACGGGGCGCTTTGCGCTGATCTCCGTTGGCCTCGAATTGCTTCTGGCTCTGGCCATCGCTCTGCTGCTCGATCAACGCTGGCGAGGGCGAGCCGCCGTCCGTGCCCTCACCCTGCTGCCATGGGCCCTGCCCACAACGATGATGGCGCTGGGCTGGCGCTGGATTTTCAATACCCCCTACGGACCGCTTGAACAGCTCGCCAAGGCTCTTGGGCTGCCGGCCCTCAATCTGCTCGCAGACCCTGGCTGGGCCTGGCTGGCGACCGTCATGGCCGATGTGTGGAAAACAACCCCGTTCATCACGCTGATCCTGCTGGCCGGACTGCAAACGATCCCCGCTGATCTCTTCGAGGCCTTCCGCCTGGAGGGGGGACGACCCTTGCAGGCTCTCCGGACCATCACCCTTCCATTGCTGGTGCCCTACATCCTGCTCAGCCTGCTGTTTCGGCTGGCCCAGGCCTTCGGAGTATTCGATCTGATCCAGGTGCTCACCGGCGGCGGGCCGGCAGGCAGCACCGAAAGCCTGGCCCTCTATGCCTATCTGAATGCCATGCGTTTTCTCGATTTCGGGTACGCCGCCACCGTGATGCTTGGAGGCTTCCTGCTGCTCACGCTGTTCATCGTGCTGGCCGGTCTGATCCTCAGGGCCACGCGCGTGATCAACCCGGCTGAACCATGACGCAACGTCGCATCTGGATCGTGCTCCTGCTGGCATGGTCCCTGTCCCCCATGCTCTGGCAGCTGATCAGCTCCTTCAGCAGTGATGAAGCTCTGATCTCAGCTGGCGTCTCAGTTCAACAGCGCTGGACATTGCAGCACTACCGGGAACTGTTTCTGAGCGACCCTCCGTTCTGGACGTACCTGCTCAACAGCACGGTCGTGGCGACGGAAACAACGTTGCTCACCCTGTTGCTGGCGTTGCCGGCCGCCTACACCCTCGCCCGTTTGCCGGCCGGATGGCGGCGCGCCAGCCGGTTGCTGATCACGGCCGCTGCTCTGTTTCCCTACGTGCTTCTCTTCCTGGCTCTGCTGGAAATCGCCAGGGCCTTTCAGCTCGGCAACAATCTCCTGGCCCTTGCTCTGCCCTATGCAGCCCTGTCGATGCCTCTGGCCCTGTTGTTGCTGAGCGCGGCCTTTGAAGGGTTGCCCAAGGATCTGGAGGATGCGGCACAACTGGAGGGCCTGACGCTGATGCAGCGTCTGCGCTGGGTTCTGATTCCCCTGATCGCTCCGGCGTCCGCGAGCACCGCCATCCTGGTGTTCCTGTTCGCCTGGAACGAATATCCAATCGCTCTTACCTGGATCAGCGACGCGAACCTGCTCACCCTGCCGGTCGCTGTCGCCAGGATTGCCGGCTCATCGATCTACTCCATTCCTTACGGGGCCTACGCCGCTGCCACAGTGCTGGGGTCCATTCCACTGCTGATGCTTGTTCTGATCTTCCAGAAACAGATCGTCTCCGGTCTGACCAATGGAGCGATCAAGGGATGACCGTTGAGCTGCGAGGCATAGGGCGACGGTTTGGCGAGCGCTGGATCCTGCAGCAACTCGACCTGAAGGTTGAGAAGGGGGAATGCGTTGCCTTGCTCGGGGCGAGTGGCTGCGGCAAAAGCACGGCGCTGCGCCTGATTGCGGGTCTGGATCAACCCGACTGCGGGGATCTGCTGATCGAAGGGGAACCGATGGATCGCGTTCCGGCACGACAGAGACGCATCGGCATGGTGTTTCAGAGCTATGCCCTGTTCCCCCATCTCACGGTTCGGGGAAACCTTGATCTCGGGCTTCGGCTGCGCGGCGGAGCGGCTCAGGACAGGCAGCAACGGATCGAAGCCATGTTGGATGTGGTGCAGCTGCGTGAGCTGGCGGACCAACGTCCGGCCCAGCTGTCCGGCGGCCAGCGACAGCGTGTGGCTCTGGCGAGAGCGTTGCTTAGGGACCCGCGGGTGTTTCTGCTCGATGAACCGATGAGCAACCTTGATGCCCAGCTTCGCGACGAACTCAGGCCTGAATTGAAACGGTTGATTCTGGACGGCCCACAACCGGTCCTCTACGTGACCCATGACCAGGTCGAGGCCATGGCGCTGGCCGATCGGGTCGCCGTGATGCGACACGGCCGGATCGAGCAGATCGGAACTCCCCAAGAGCTCTACGACACGCCGTTCACGACCTACGTCGCTCAGTTCATTGGACGACCGCCGATGAATCTGATCGCCGAAGAGAGCAACAGAACCGTGGGTGTGAGGCCGGAACACCTCCAGATCGACGACCGTGGAATGCAGTGCCGAGTGCTGAATCGCGAGTGGCATGGAGCCAGCCAGCAACTGTTGCTGGAGAGCCAGCACGGCACCCTGCGGATGGTCTGCGACGGAACGGAGATGCTCGGAGACTCCCTGCGTGTCAGCTGGCCGAAGCAGCGCGAGCACCACTTCAGTGCCATCGACGGACGCCGCCTCTGACGGTCAGAGCAGCCGCCGTAGCAGTTCGGCATGGGCTGAAGCACGGCTGCGGATCCGCTCGATCGCCTGAGGATCGGCCGGCTGATCCACCGCCTGCCTCCACTGCTGCAGCAAGGTGTCCTGATCGGGACGGTTACGCAGGGAGATGCAGGGCACAGCGGCCATGTCAGCGGCCGCCTCAACCTTGGGGTCGTAACTCAGGGCAGCCATGGGACAGCACACCAGCCTGGCCAGGATGAGGGCATGCAGCCGCATCGGCAGCACCAGACGAGCGTCCTGAACGGTATCCACCACGGCCTGCACGCCATCGGGAACAACGGTGCAGCTTCGGGCCAGAAGATCGGCGGGAACCACCCCGTGCTGCACCAGGGAATCCAGCAGGGACGCATCTTGATGCTGGTGGAAGGCAAGCCAGCGGACGGGTGCATCCAGCTCACGGGCCAGGATCGCCAGGGCCTGGAGCAGCTCCCGCCAATCGTCGTCGTTCAAAAGAGACGTGGGGCGCCAGCTCAGGACCAGAGCCCGGCCACCAATCCAGGGATGACGCGGCAGCTGCCAGACAGGATCAGGAGCCATCTGCATCGGCAGCGTGGGAGCCCAGTGCCGTGCCTGCTCCAGCGAGCGGGCATCCCGCCACGACGCCCCGCTGCAGAAGGGCAGGACCAGCCTCACCATCAGGCGACTGAGGGGCCGCCGCAACGGCCCAAGACCCTGTCCCCAGAGGATCACAACGCGGCCCCGAAGACGCGCCACCACGATCAGCACCAGGTAGTACACGAGGCTGCGGACACTGGTGCTGTCCTGCAGCAAACTTCCCCCGCCCAGAACGAGGGCACGCACGGTTCCGATGCTCCCCAGCACGGACCGGAGGGAGCGACGGTTCACGATCGACGCCGTGGGGGCCAGGCGTCGAACCGCCGAGGCATCACGGGCCGTGATCAGCGGTTTGACGCCTTCCGGCAGCTCCCGCAGCAGCACCTGCAGCAGGGCGTCATCACCAAGGTTGTCCTCTCCGTAGTAACCGCAGAGCAACACATCGGGCGCTCTCGTTGTGCCGACGCCCATAGCCCTCATTGCGCTGACGTCATGATCAGTCGTCCCGCGTTCCTAGGCTGATCCTTGCAGTCAAGGTCTGCATGCACGTCCTGTCGCTGGGCACCTGGTGGATCCACATCGCCTCCGTGATCGAGTGGTGCCTGGCGATCGTGCTGCTGGAACAACGGGGGCTGAGGGGAATGGCGCTTGCCATGCTTCCGGCCCTTGTCAGCGCGATGGCGGCCTGCACCTGGCATCTGTTCGACAACAGCGAGGCCTTGCGCGGGCTTGTGGTGCTTCAAGCCGGCTTCACCCTGGTCGGCAACACAACCCTGGCTATAGCAGCCCTGCAGTTGAAACGTCAGGAGGCGGGTTGAGATGGAATTTGATCTGGCCGCAATCGATCCGGCGCCATTGTTTGCGCTGTCGCTGGTTCCTTATCTGTTCTTTCTTCACTGGGCTGGTCAGTGCAGGAGCATCTCAAAGACAGCTCTGCTGGGGTTTCAACTGACGCTGCTGTTTGTGGTGGTGACCATCGCCGCCGCTGTGATCGCTCTGCGATGCTGCGATGCAGAACTCGTGGACATCGATGCTCTGCATGGAGGAGCGGAAGCATTTCTGACCCTCGGCAATGCGGTTCTGGTGTGGGGCCTGCTGCGACAAACACCCGAAGAGGTGAACAACTCTTAAGAGAGGCGGGCAGAGCCACGCTGACCCCGGATGATGAGGCGTCGCTCCATGGCCTGCATGCTGACCCCTCTCTTTGCCATTGCTCCCGCAACGCTCTCCTGGTCTCCCAAAGTCGCCCTGGTGATGATCGTGTGCAACGTGATCGCCATCGGCATCGGCAAGGCAACGATTAAGCATCCCAGCGAAGGCGCGCAACTGCCCAATCCCGCTTTCTTTGGTGGCATGGGCCACGCTGCCCTGCTCGGCACCACGAGCCTTGGCCACATCATCGGCATCGGCGCCATCCAGGGCCTGGCTGCACGCGGAATTCTCTGAGAACAATCTCGAAAAGGGAGGTCCTGGCGTTAGTCCTTGCGGCCTCCCGATCAAACACTTGGCCGGTCAATCAC from the Synechococcus sp. KORDI-100 genome contains:
- a CDS encoding carbohydrate ABC transporter permease, coding for MNALLIVPALLLIAIVFGYPMLRYGWLSFHADSVLTGLIPVPNGGANWQRLLADARFWQDTLQTGRFALISVGLELLLALAIALLLDQRWRGRAAVRALTLLPWALPTTMMALGWRWIFNTPYGPLEQLAKALGLPALNLLADPGWAWLATVMADVWKTTPFITLILLAGLQTIPADLFEAFRLEGGRPLQALRTITLPLLVPYILLSLLFRLAQAFGVFDLIQVLTGGGPAGSTESLALYAYLNAMRFLDFGYAATVMLGGFLLLTLFIVLAGLILRATRVINPAEP
- a CDS encoding carbohydrate ABC transporter permease, with translation MTQRRIWIVLLLAWSLSPMLWQLISSFSSDEALISAGVSVQQRWTLQHYRELFLSDPPFWTYLLNSTVVATETTLLTLLLALPAAYTLARLPAGWRRASRLLITAAALFPYVLLFLALLEIARAFQLGNNLLALALPYAALSMPLALLLLSAAFEGLPKDLEDAAQLEGLTLMQRLRWVLIPLIAPASASTAILVFLFAWNEYPIALTWISDANLLTLPVAVARIAGSSIYSIPYGAYAAATVLGSIPLLMLVLIFQKQIVSGLTNGAIKG
- a CDS encoding ABC transporter ATP-binding protein codes for the protein MTVELRGIGRRFGERWILQQLDLKVEKGECVALLGASGCGKSTALRLIAGLDQPDCGDLLIEGEPMDRVPARQRRIGMVFQSYALFPHLTVRGNLDLGLRLRGGAAQDRQQRIEAMLDVVQLRELADQRPAQLSGGQRQRVALARALLRDPRVFLLDEPMSNLDAQLRDELRPELKRLILDGPQPVLYVTHDQVEAMALADRVAVMRHGRIEQIGTPQELYDTPFTTYVAQFIGRPPMNLIAEESNRTVGVRPEHLQIDDRGMQCRVLNREWHGASQQLLLESQHGTLRMVCDGTEMLGDSLRVSWPKQREHHFSAIDGRRL
- the csaB gene encoding polysaccharide pyruvyl transferase CsaB, giving the protein MGVGTTRAPDVLLCGYYGEDNLGDDALLQVLLRELPEGVKPLITARDASAVRRLAPTASIVNRRSLRSVLGSIGTVRALVLGGGSLLQDSTSVRSLVYYLVLIVVARLRGRVVILWGQGLGPLRRPLSRLMVRLVLPFCSGASWRDARSLEQARHWAPTLPMQMAPDPVWQLPRHPWIGGRALVLSWRPTSLLNDDDWRELLQALAILARELDAPVRWLAFHQHQDASLLDSLVQHGVVPADLLARSCTVVPDGVQAVVDTVQDARLVLPMRLHALILARLVCCPMAALSYDPKVEAAADMAAVPCISLRNRPDQDTLLQQWRQAVDQPADPQAIERIRSRASAHAELLRRLL
- a CDS encoding DUF2499 domain-containing protein; protein product: MHVLSLGTWWIHIASVIEWCLAIVLLEQRGLRGMALAMLPALVSAMAACTWHLFDNSEALRGLVVLQAGFTLVGNTTLAIAALQLKRQEAG
- a CDS encoding DUF3593 domain-containing protein, with the translated sequence MEFDLAAIDPAPLFALSLVPYLFFLHWAGQCRSISKTALLGFQLTLLFVVVTIAAAVIALRCCDAELVDIDALHGGAEAFLTLGNAVLVWGLLRQTPEEVNNS
- the psaK gene encoding photosystem I reaction center subunit PsaK, with translation MLTPLFAIAPATLSWSPKVALVMIVCNVIAIGIGKATIKHPSEGAQLPNPAFFGGMGHAALLGTTSLGHIIGIGAIQGLAARGIL